A portion of the Halorubrum sp. BV1 genome contains these proteins:
- a CDS encoding MarR family transcriptional regulator, protein MLRRIELEVLATVDRGDTISELATKLDHSESYLSRAVGDLVQKGLVYTERDGRRKRVVPSDARAVELYQDLVRQHSHIDFPELLTGKALEVLYYLDQPRTVSEIADRSDNYRNTVNRVLKRFRDRGLVGTVDGHYEFNADFDRLHEFARELVHHLHRQRLEAVAPKGTILWEDYDEFLAQAETEIDAEGFHETGLARFAAFDLQFLLTGHRYYVYSENLDAVSPAELCCHMLLIDDGSRHRSYCLLLLSHVDVDEADLREQAAKYGLEDEIDALLRYLETHGEVDDERLPEWDEFQELAADYEVHLPQ, encoded by the coding sequence GTGCTCCGGCGTATCGAACTCGAGGTCCTCGCCACGGTCGACCGCGGCGACACAATCTCCGAACTCGCGACGAAGCTCGACCACAGCGAGAGCTATCTCTCTCGTGCCGTCGGCGACCTCGTCCAGAAGGGGCTCGTCTACACGGAACGCGACGGCCGCCGAAAACGAGTCGTCCCGTCGGATGCTCGCGCCGTCGAACTCTACCAGGACCTCGTCCGCCAGCACTCCCACATCGACTTCCCCGAACTGCTGACCGGCAAGGCACTCGAGGTGTTGTACTACCTCGACCAGCCGCGAACCGTCTCCGAGATCGCCGACCGGAGCGACAACTACCGCAACACGGTCAACCGCGTCCTCAAGCGGTTTCGAGACCGGGGTCTCGTCGGGACCGTCGACGGCCACTACGAGTTCAACGCCGATTTCGACCGCCTCCATGAGTTTGCCCGTGAACTCGTTCATCATCTCCATCGCCAACGCCTCGAAGCCGTCGCCCCGAAGGGCACGATTCTCTGGGAGGACTACGACGAATTTCTCGCCCAGGCTGAGACGGAGATCGACGCCGAGGGATTCCACGAAACTGGCCTCGCTCGATTCGCGGCCTTCGACCTCCAGTTCCTGCTTACCGGCCACCGCTACTACGTCTACTCCGAGAACCTCGACGCAGTCTCGCCGGCGGAGCTCTGCTGTCACATGCTGCTGATCGACGACGGCAGCCGTCACCGCTCGTACTGTCTCCTCCTGCTCAGCCACGTCGACGTCGACGAGGCGGACCTCCGAGAGCAGGCGGCGAAGTATGGCCTCGAAGACGAAATCGACGCCTTGCTGCGCTACCTCGAGACGCACGGCGAGGTCGATGACGAGCGACTCCCGGAGTGGGACGAGTTTCAGGAGCTAGCGGCTGACTACGAGGTGCATCTTCCACAATGA
- a CDS encoding AAA family ATPase, whose translation MDEEVESPGTSQTTFRNGSDSADSSQDATNGDGGGISIRDRLQTESSGGVFANKDLVRSDTIIDEDRIVGRDDQLGRVVDNLKPVLQNEGIPDMLLSGPSGTGKSLIIHAVCKQIVELCESQGKTFGVISINCEGPKTADRAVYRLVKAAADDLGVDPGVPQTGVSTDQKLERLYELMREYYDGVIFILDEIDMLEGPYQEAEYNSLIYQLSRARKLADFDGPISLTTITNYADFMKDLNSRAQSSYNPDDIFFDDYDATQLRSILKHRRDAFKPESLADDVVPLVAAFGSQTHGDARKAIDLLRWAGELAERRGADTVTETDVREAQEKYTENRKLRHISGISTQKKLSIYAVAATANYAREHPEWIPAGPAFKTYQFIADTMDADQYSRETFVNHVTEQSTYGVLDFERRGKGRGRGVHMYFSLSEDPETIMETIREDSRFEDLAHEEATISAVVRERLKQFRSKN comes from the coding sequence ATGGATGAGGAGGTGGAGTCTCCTGGCACGTCACAAACGACCTTCCGAAACGGATCAGATTCCGCCGATTCGTCTCAAGATGCAACTAATGGCGACGGTGGCGGCATCTCAATTCGTGATCGGCTCCAAACCGAGTCGTCCGGTGGCGTTTTCGCGAACAAAGACCTCGTCCGGTCAGATACCATCATCGATGAGGACCGTATCGTCGGTCGTGACGACCAGCTAGGCCGTGTCGTCGACAACCTAAAACCGGTCCTCCAGAATGAAGGGATCCCGGATATGCTTCTGAGTGGTCCTTCTGGAACTGGGAAGTCGCTCATCATTCATGCGGTCTGCAAACAGATCGTCGAACTGTGTGAATCCCAAGGCAAGACCTTCGGGGTCATTTCAATCAACTGCGAGGGGCCGAAGACAGCAGATCGGGCTGTCTATCGGTTAGTCAAAGCTGCTGCCGACGACCTCGGCGTTGATCCTGGTGTTCCCCAAACCGGCGTCTCAACGGATCAGAAGCTCGAGAGACTGTATGAACTCATGCGGGAGTACTACGACGGTGTCATTTTCATCCTCGATGAGATCGATATGCTCGAGGGGCCGTATCAGGAAGCAGAGTACAATTCTCTCATCTACCAGCTTTCACGGGCTCGCAAACTCGCCGATTTTGATGGTCCCATCTCGCTCACGACGATTACGAACTACGCCGACTTCATGAAGGACCTCAACAGCCGCGCACAGAGTTCTTACAATCCTGACGATATCTTCTTCGACGATTACGATGCGACGCAGCTCCGTAGTATTCTCAAACATCGGCGAGACGCCTTCAAGCCAGAATCACTTGCAGATGACGTCGTTCCGCTTGTTGCTGCGTTCGGCTCCCAAACGCACGGGGATGCACGGAAAGCGATTGATCTCCTCAGGTGGGCGGGCGAATTAGCCGAGCGGCGTGGAGCTGACACAGTTACCGAGACTGATGTCCGTGAAGCTCAGGAGAAATACACTGAAAACCGCAAGCTCCGGCATATCAGCGGCATTTCGACTCAAAAGAAACTCTCCATCTACGCTGTGGCGGCCACTGCCAACTACGCAAGAGAACATCCTGAGTGGATCCCTGCTGGACCTGCGTTCAAGACGTATCAATTCATTGCCGACACGATGGATGCGGACCAGTACAGCCGCGAGACGTTCGTAAATCACGTCACAGAGCAGAGTACGTACGGTGTACTGGACTTCGAGCGTCGGGGCAAGGGGCGAGGCAGAGGAGTGCATATGTATTTCTCCCTCTCCGAAGATCCGGAAACGATCATGGAGACGATCCGTGAGGATTCCCGGTTCGAAGATCTAGCTCACGAAGAGGCGACTATCAGCGCGGTTGTCCGCGAACGGCTGAAGCAGTTCCGGAGTAAGAACTGA
- a CDS encoding transcription initiation factor IIB family protein — translation MTSNNASEKTVSDVQSTTTEERSHEPTVEHEPSGRSTCPECEGQVITEDEQSFCTDCGLIVADEWVDLSPTLNDLGLVGDADQSIETVDPLRTDKGLHTKIGRNTDGRGNPLSNEQWEKVQRLRKWHKRMQFGEKRKRTKRLNEGLRDVEMIGGNLSLPDHVVKMAAQFLRSASEARLPGGRMAWEALAGGAVLLAARASSVDRDEIDVAVATHTKAPHERVCAAARKIRCECGFDAPLIRPNAVMAVVDALDDDVIPGARAVRTWRLAQHLMKLGDQVPVGPGTPRCTVAASALYAADRLLSRKHLTQAQVAAAASTIVPTSRNRIARYSRELVDAYEAEHGTDDPGVGLEEERDTLR, via the coding sequence ATGACGAGTAACAACGCGAGCGAAAAGACGGTTTCGGACGTACAGAGTACGACCACCGAGGAACGCAGTCACGAGCCGACGGTCGAACACGAGCCGTCGGGGCGATCCACCTGTCCGGAGTGTGAGGGCCAGGTGATCACCGAAGACGAGCAGTCATTCTGCACGGACTGTGGGCTGATCGTCGCCGACGAGTGGGTGGACCTGAGCCCGACGCTGAACGACCTGGGCCTAGTCGGGGACGCCGACCAGAGCATCGAGACGGTGGACCCGCTGCGGACGGACAAGGGCCTGCACACGAAGATTGGGCGGAACACCGACGGTCGGGGTAATCCCCTGAGCAACGAGCAGTGGGAGAAGGTCCAGCGCCTCCGGAAGTGGCACAAGCGGATGCAGTTCGGCGAGAAGCGCAAGCGGACGAAGCGGCTCAACGAGGGGCTGCGGGACGTCGAGATGATCGGCGGCAACCTGAGCTTGCCGGACCACGTCGTCAAGATGGCGGCACAGTTCCTCCGGAGCGCCTCGGAAGCGCGGCTACCGGGTGGGCGGATGGCCTGGGAGGCACTCGCCGGCGGCGCCGTCCTCCTGGCTGCGCGAGCCTCATCGGTCGACCGAGACGAGATCGACGTCGCGGTCGCGACCCACACCAAAGCGCCCCACGAGCGAGTGTGCGCTGCGGCGCGGAAGATACGGTGCGAATGCGGGTTCGACGCGCCACTCATCAGGCCCAACGCCGTGATGGCGGTCGTCGACGCCCTCGATGACGACGTCATCCCCGGGGCGCGAGCAGTGCGGACGTGGCGGCTGGCCCAACACCTGATGAAACTCGGCGATCAGGTGCCGGTCGGACCGGGAACGCCACGGTGCACCGTCGCGGCGTCGGCGCTGTACGCGGCGGATCGGCTGCTCTCGCGCAAGCACCTCACCCAAGCGCAGGTCGCCGCGGCGGCGAGCACGATCGTGCCGACGTCCCGAAACCGGATCGCGCGGTACAGTCGGGAGCTCGTCGACGCCTACGAAGCCGAACACGGCACCGACGACCCGGGTGTCGGCCTCGAAGAGGAACGGGACACCCTGCGCTGA
- a CDS encoding glycine zipper domain-containing protein — translation MTSTPPTDDLSIDINDLPCPACDSPYATVATILAPEEVENATGATFAGTTTGAAGGATVGSIAGPAGTVIGGTLGALVGGSITKERQEKRRVVLECPECGYHGDALGSEMDNQ, via the coding sequence ATGACGAGTACGCCACCCACAGATGACCTCAGTATCGACATCAACGACCTCCCTTGCCCAGCGTGCGACTCGCCGTACGCAACCGTTGCAACGATTCTCGCTCCCGAAGAGGTAGAGAACGCAACCGGCGCCACATTCGCCGGCACAACCACCGGTGCGGCCGGCGGTGCAACTGTCGGATCAATTGCCGGGCCGGCCGGTACCGTCATCGGTGGTACCCTCGGCGCACTCGTTGGCGGATCAATCACGAAGGAGCGACAAGAGAAACGCCGTGTCGTTCTTGAGTGTCCAGAATGTGGCTATCACGGTGATGCGCTCGGCTCTGAGATGGACAATCAGTAG
- a CDS encoding DUF3368 domain-containing protein, with product MWVFDATPLIYLAKVDRLTVVQDLEVSCVIPERVYEEVVTTGLEEGFPDARRIERSVDADRFDIVSVETTSLLSRLQTNESLSDADAAVLACAGAHDGVAVMDETYGRDVAAAEGITTRGTAYLILKLAKAGTISGEEARTVIDAMIDEGWYCAPDVYSKIVQTLESVSD from the coding sequence ATGTGGGTCTTCGACGCCACGCCCCTCATCTACCTCGCGAAGGTCGACCGGCTCACGGTCGTCCAGGACCTCGAGGTGTCGTGTGTAATCCCCGAGCGCGTGTATGAAGAGGTCGTCACCACCGGCCTCGAAGAAGGGTTTCCGGACGCCCGTCGTATCGAACGAAGCGTCGACGCTGATAGGTTCGACATCGTGTCGGTTGAGACGACCTCGCTTCTGTCTCGGCTCCAAACAAACGAGAGTCTCAGCGACGCCGATGCTGCCGTCCTCGCCTGTGCCGGCGCCCACGACGGGGTGGCCGTGATGGACGAGACGTATGGGCGTGATGTCGCAGCGGCTGAGGGCATCACAACGAGGGGGACGGCGTATCTCATCCTAAAACTCGCGAAGGCGGGCACGATTAGTGGCGAGGAGGCACGGACCGTGATCGATGCGATGATCGACGAGGGCTGGTATTGTGCGCCCGATGTCTACAGCAAAATCGTCCAGACGCTCGAGTCCGTGTCGGATTGA
- a CDS encoding UPF0175 family protein: MGTISARVPDELEAELDAYLEDENLDRSTAVRKLLSEGLEEWRRERALDQLSAGSITFSKAAELAGLSVWDFAQLAKERDITWVDDDHLDADLEAL; this comes from the coding sequence ATGGGAACGATTTCGGCACGCGTCCCAGACGAATTAGAGGCCGAACTCGACGCGTATCTCGAAGACGAAAACCTCGACCGGAGTACGGCCGTTCGAAAGCTCCTCTCCGAGGGCCTCGAGGAGTGGCGACGCGAACGGGCCCTCGACCAGCTTTCGGCGGGGTCTATCACGTTCAGCAAGGCGGCTGAGCTGGCAGGACTGTCGGTCTGGGACTTCGCCCAGTTGGCTAAGGAGCGCGATATCACCTGGGTCGATGACGACCATCTCGACGCGGACCTCGAGGCGCTGTGA
- a CDS encoding IS5 family transposase, whose amino-acid sequence MTNLLFRFVKQAASLAQKRCAASPTAVSDPTGNGFPGWKHVTLHFLRVHMDATYREIVDWASEMDRVRGLLQLARTAFPAPSTLYRSFERVPMSVWRGFLRESATICDPGSHGAIDATFFDRETASRHYQHRSDRHIRTLKTTALVDTDSCAILDVHCSAHWPHDTQTGRRVALRNTEKIESLAGDKGYDDQSLRDALRSEGVRPLLRHRLFAAYDHAHNARLDSELYGQRWMAETAFSAIKRRFGPAVHPRAWYREFRELVLTAAVYNLEQALKQ is encoded by the coding sequence GTGACTAACCTACTCTTCCGCTTCGTTAAGCAAGCCGCGTCGCTGGCTCAAAAGCGCTGTGCCGCCAGTCCAACGGCGGTGAGTGATCCGACTGGCAACGGATTTCCCGGGTGGAAGCATGTGACGCTCCACTTTTTGCGGGTTCACATGGATGCGACGTACCGCGAGATCGTCGATTGGGCGAGTGAAATGGATCGTGTTCGTGGTCTGTTACAGCTCGCTCGAACGGCATTTCCCGCACCCTCAACGCTGTACCGGTCGTTTGAGAGGGTGCCCATGTCCGTGTGGCGCGGGTTCCTTCGGGAGTCTGCGACCATCTGCGATCCGGGCTCGCACGGTGCCATCGATGCCACGTTCTTCGACCGCGAAACGGCATCGAGACACTACCAACACCGCTCGGATCGCCACATACGCACGCTCAAAACGACGGCACTCGTCGATACAGATTCGTGTGCCATCCTTGATGTTCACTGCTCGGCACACTGGCCTCACGACACCCAAACTGGCCGTCGAGTCGCCCTTCGCAACACCGAGAAAATCGAGAGTCTCGCCGGCGACAAAGGCTATGACGACCAATCTCTCCGGGACGCCCTCCGTTCAGAGGGCGTCCGGCCGTTGCTACGTCACCGGCTGTTCGCTGCGTACGATCACGCGCACAACGCACGGTTGGACAGCGAGCTATACGGCCAGCGGTGGATGGCCGAGACCGCCTTTTCGGCCATCAAGCGTCGGTTCGGCCCCGCTGTCCACCCTCGCGCTTGGTACCGCGAGTTCCGCGAACTCGTGTTGACCGCCGCAGTCTACAACCTCGAACAAGCTCTCAAACAGTGA
- a CDS encoding PAS domain-containing sensor histidine kinase codes for MWSLGGAIVGVAVNIWFLLIISLEQAPSGEPIVLNLNGAGIFMAAGVLLGYYATGLQAREHQLELSEHRFRALTENSSFAVISIDETSTIRYANDATEELFGYPTTDLVGEPLTMLMPTRFRESHLEGLSQYLADGSRTVDWDGLELAGLRADGEEFPVEISFGEYVVDDNHLFTGVIQDISDRKAAERQLRDHTSKVTQLHAVATEITSADSREQVYQRTADGAVDVFPADVARVAIADGDQLVPAASSDPDSIEERMPVSTTIGYAGQSYQSGEVLRLDDLTDTRSAAQSPLEDGGPQPDTDPAEPRALLSIPLGEYGVLQAFAYEPAAFSARDEEVAEMLATHVTTALQRIEAESTIRRERDRLEEFASILSHDLRNPLNVAQGRLELIQMTGELEHIDAIERALDRMERLIGDMLTLALEGDAVGETQPVALRTVATHAWNNVATEAASLEIESSGEFGADHSRLVQVFENLYRNAIEHGGDGVTVRVGTLDGGFYIEDTGPGIPRDERDDVFESGYTTNQDGTGFGLAIVKRIVEAHGWEIEVTTGRDGGARFEISGI; via the coding sequence ATGTGGTCGCTGGGTGGGGCCATCGTCGGCGTCGCCGTCAATATCTGGTTCCTGCTCATCATTTCGCTGGAACAGGCTCCATCCGGGGAACCGATCGTGTTGAATCTCAATGGCGCTGGCATCTTCATGGCAGCTGGCGTCCTTCTCGGCTACTATGCAACGGGACTGCAAGCGCGGGAACACCAGCTCGAACTTTCGGAACATCGCTTCCGGGCACTCACGGAAAACTCGTCGTTCGCAGTCATCTCGATCGACGAAACGAGTACGATTCGGTACGCAAACGACGCGACCGAGGAGCTCTTCGGCTATCCCACGACCGACCTCGTCGGCGAGCCGCTGACCATGCTAATGCCCACCCGCTTCCGTGAGTCACACCTCGAGGGGCTGTCTCAGTACCTTGCCGACGGAAGTCGAACTGTCGACTGGGACGGGCTCGAATTGGCCGGGCTCCGAGCCGATGGCGAGGAATTCCCCGTCGAAATCAGCTTCGGTGAATACGTCGTGGATGACAACCACCTCTTCACGGGCGTCATTCAGGACATCTCCGACCGGAAAGCGGCCGAACGGCAGCTTCGGGACCACACGTCGAAAGTCACGCAGTTACACGCGGTGGCGACCGAGATTACGAGCGCGGATTCCCGCGAGCAGGTGTATCAACGTACTGCAGACGGGGCCGTGGACGTCTTCCCCGCTGATGTTGCCCGTGTCGCGATCGCGGACGGCGACCAGCTCGTGCCGGCCGCCAGTTCGGACCCCGACTCCATCGAGGAGCGTATGCCCGTGTCTACAACCATCGGATACGCGGGGCAGAGCTACCAGTCCGGGGAAGTCCTCCGACTCGACGATCTGACGGATACGCGTTCGGCAGCGCAGTCCCCACTTGAGGACGGCGGGCCACAGCCGGACACGGACCCAGCGGAGCCACGGGCGCTGTTGAGCATCCCTCTCGGAGAGTACGGGGTGCTACAAGCGTTTGCCTACGAGCCAGCGGCGTTCTCCGCCCGTGATGAAGAGGTCGCCGAGATGCTCGCAACACACGTCACGACGGCCCTCCAGCGCATCGAGGCCGAGTCGACCATTCGACGCGAACGCGACCGGCTTGAAGAGTTCGCCAGTATTCTCTCGCACGACCTTCGGAATCCCTTGAACGTCGCCCAAGGACGGCTGGAACTCATACAGATGACCGGCGAACTAGAGCACATCGACGCCATCGAGCGGGCGCTGGATCGGATGGAACGACTCATCGGGGATATGTTGACACTCGCTCTCGAGGGCGATGCCGTCGGCGAGACGCAGCCGGTTGCGCTTCGCACAGTCGCTACCCACGCCTGGAACAACGTCGCAACTGAAGCCGCCTCGCTCGAGATCGAGTCGAGTGGAGAGTTCGGCGCAGATCACAGTCGGCTCGTCCAGGTGTTCGAGAATCTGTACCGGAACGCGATCGAACACGGGGGCGACGGGGTTACAGTTCGTGTCGGGACCCTCGACGGTGGCTTTTACATCGAGGATACCGGCCCGGGTATTCCGAGGGACGAACGAGACGATGTCTTCGAGAGCGGATACACGACCAACCAGGATGGTACCGGGTTCGGGCTCGCGATCGTCAAACGCATCGTCGAGGCCCACGGGTGGGAGATCGAGGTCACAACCGGCCGCGACGGCGGCGCTCGGTTTGAAATCTCAGGTATTTAA
- a CDS encoding PAS domain S-box protein — translation MSERERALQQTEAYSQLYEIMRSDRPLFDRFEAVLQLGVEYFGVDHGYITQIEQERNEWTAIVSTDSVDGPIPPGLELDLTTSYCRRTIQNEGIVSFADALDAGWEDDPAFETHQLSCYHGAPIVVDDEPFGTVCFSARDPRAEPFTDVEKSFTYLIAQVVGYEIEQRNYEQDLAEQERTLAERREIYRAVIDASFDLLFRIDLDGQFTYHSPSVEEMLGYTADGLRGRPFTVVLPDAETAERAQEIYERVLAGETVEETYLPLETKSGEIVYADIRGTPIYDADVPPADRTPADIVAVQGMARDATERKRRDRLISVIHRVLRHNLRNDMGIVRGYTELLEDSLTGDDADLAQRIHMTAERLIDLSETAQKLEENLDAPPERNPIDVVPLVTRVATQIDEAHSGASITIQAPKTAVAQTAPRLETAIWELIDNAATHAGDTPTVEVEVADTDDEVVIRVRDDGPGLPNIEQSVLLSGDETPLVHGKRLGLWLVYWIVTSLDGELDVLDDRPGAAIEIRLPAAP, via the coding sequence ATGAGCGAGCGAGAACGGGCGCTACAGCAGACGGAGGCTTATTCACAGCTGTATGAAATCATGCGGAGTGACCGCCCGTTATTTGACCGGTTCGAAGCCGTCCTCCAGCTCGGCGTCGAGTACTTCGGCGTCGATCACGGGTACATCACACAGATCGAGCAGGAGAGGAACGAATGGACGGCCATCGTCAGCACCGACTCTGTGGACGGACCGATTCCGCCCGGCCTCGAGCTCGATCTCACGACCTCGTACTGTCGACGTACCATCCAGAACGAAGGGATCGTCTCGTTTGCAGACGCGCTCGACGCGGGATGGGAAGACGATCCCGCATTCGAGACCCACCAGCTCAGCTGTTATCATGGCGCTCCAATTGTCGTCGACGACGAGCCCTTCGGGACAGTGTGTTTCTCGGCGCGTGATCCGCGGGCTGAGCCGTTCACTGACGTTGAAAAATCATTCACGTACCTGATCGCCCAGGTGGTGGGCTACGAAATCGAGCAGCGAAACTACGAGCAGGATCTCGCCGAACAGGAACGAACGCTGGCGGAGCGACGAGAAATCTATCGTGCCGTCATCGACGCCAGCTTCGATTTACTGTTCCGGATCGATCTCGATGGGCAGTTCACGTACCACTCTCCGTCGGTTGAAGAAATGCTGGGCTATACCGCTGATGGACTTCGTGGTCGTCCCTTCACGGTGGTCCTCCCGGATGCGGAGACCGCCGAAAGGGCTCAAGAAATATACGAACGAGTATTGGCCGGAGAGACAGTAGAGGAGACGTATCTGCCCCTCGAAACGAAATCCGGTGAGATCGTGTATGCTGATATCCGAGGCACGCCGATTTACGATGCCGACGTGCCACCAGCGGACCGAACGCCAGCCGATATCGTTGCCGTCCAGGGGATGGCGCGCGATGCGACCGAGCGGAAGCGTCGCGACCGCCTGATCAGCGTGATCCACCGAGTCCTTCGACACAACCTCCGTAACGATATGGGAATCGTCCGGGGCTATACGGAACTCCTTGAGGACTCGCTCACCGGGGACGACGCGGACCTGGCCCAGCGGATTCATATGACTGCGGAACGGTTGATCGATCTCAGCGAGACCGCACAGAAACTCGAGGAAAATCTCGACGCACCGCCGGAGCGGAACCCGATCGATGTCGTCCCCCTCGTCACCCGCGTCGCCACCCAGATCGATGAGGCGCATTCCGGGGCCTCCATTACGATCCAAGCGCCGAAGACTGCCGTTGCACAGACCGCCCCCCGGCTAGAGACGGCGATCTGGGAACTCATCGATAATGCAGCCACCCACGCCGGCGACACACCGACAGTCGAGGTTGAGGTGGCTGACACCGACGACGAGGTCGTGATTCGGGTGCGAGATGATGGACCTGGGCTACCAAATATTGAGCAGTCAGTACTTCTCAGCGGCGATGAAACGCCACTGGTCCACGGCAAACGGCTGGGACTCTGGCTCGTCTACTGGATCGTGACGAGTCTTGACGGCGAACTCGATGTCCTCGATGACCGACCGGGCGCAGCCATCGAGATTCGACTGCCCGCAGCTCCGTAA
- a CDS encoding HalOD1 output domain-containing protein, protein MAPSGPRNSDTSPNLLVEIVETLEAHGLPSESYQLHDAVDVEALEQLLASSTGNVEVRFTVEEIQLSVTQDGVDVILDEPAGTPNQ, encoded by the coding sequence ATGGCTCCCTCTGGCCCAAGAAACTCAGATACATCTCCCAATCTCCTCGTTGAAATCGTCGAGACACTGGAAGCCCACGGGCTTCCGAGTGAGTCGTATCAGCTCCACGATGCCGTCGACGTCGAGGCACTCGAGCAGCTTCTCGCATCATCCACGGGCAATGTCGAGGTTCGATTCACTGTTGAGGAAATCCAGCTCTCTGTCACACAGGATGGCGTCGACGTCATCCTCGACGAGCCAGCCGGGACTCCAAACCAATAG
- a CDS encoding DNA-binding protein, which produces MADLIVKSTVKDALDDTNVSADFYEALDDEVAELLDDAARRAEANDRKTVQPRDL; this is translated from the coding sequence ATGGCAGACCTGATTGTCAAATCGACCGTAAAGGATGCACTCGACGACACCAACGTTTCCGCAGACTTCTACGAAGCGCTGGACGACGAAGTCGCCGAACTGCTCGACGACGCCGCACGACGGGCTGAGGCGAACGACCGGAAGACTGTCCAGCCACGCGATCTGTAG